GACGGTGTCGAGCTGGTCGCCGACCACTACGCACCCCACACCGCGCGTCCGGCGGGCACGCTGCTGGTGCGTGGACCGTACGGCCGGCGGTTCCCGTTCTCGGCGATCTTCGCCGAGGTGTACGCCGCCCGCGGGTACCACGTGGTGCTGCAGAGTGTGCGCGGCACGTTCGGTTCGGGTGGCGAGTTCACCCCGATGGTCCACGAGATGGACGACGGTGCCGACACCGTCGTGTGGTTGCGCACCCAACCGTGGTTCACCGGATCGTTCGCCACCGTGGGCCTGTCCTATCTGGGTTTCACCCAGTGGGCGCTGCTCGCAGACCCCCCACCGGAGATGAAGGCCGCCGTCATCACCGTCGGCCCGCACGACTTCAGTCAATCGGCCTGGGGCACCGGCTCCTTCACCCTCAACGACTTCCTGGGTTGGAGTGCGATGGTGGCCCGCCAGGAAGAGCCCGGCGTGGTGCGCGCGCTGGCCCGTCAGTTGCGCTCACCGGCCGAGGTCGCCAAGGCCGCCGCCGGCGTGCCCGCCGGCGCGTCGGGCCGACGGCTGCTCGGCGAGGGTGCGCCCTGGTTCGAGTCCTGGCTGGAGCATCCCGACCGCGACGACCCGTTCTGGGACAGGCTGCGGTTCAACGAGGCCGTCGAACACGTCGAGGTGCCGATCCTGCTGCTCAGCGGTTGGCAGGACCTGTTCCTGGACCAGACGCTGGAGCAGTACACGCAACTGCACCGGCGTGGTGTGCCCGTCGCGATGACCGTCGGTCCGTGGACGCACACGCAGATGATGACCAGGGGTGCGCCGACCGTGATCGGCGAATCCCTCGACTGGCTGGGCACCCATCTCGCGGGCGACACCGGCAGCGGTGCCCGCAACCACGTCCGGATCTTCGTCAACCACCACGGCTGGATCGACCTGCCCGAGTGGCCGCCCACCGACTGGCCGACGCGCGGTGAGCACGAGTTGTTCCTGCAGCCCACGGGGCGGCTCACCGACAGCGCCCCGTCGCCGACGGCTCCCCCGTCGTCGTTCACCTACCACCCGGCACGCCCCACGCCGACGATCGGTGGCCGCCTGCTGGCCAGGGAGGGCGGCTACCGCGACGACACACGGCTGGCCGGGCGCGACGACGTCGTCACCTTCACGGGCGATCCGCTGCCCGCCGACCTCTACGTGGTCGGCAACCCCGTGGTCGAACTGGTACACAGCTGCGACAACCCACACAACGACGTGTTCGTCCGGATCAGCGAGGTCGACGCCAAGGGGCGGTCCCGCAACGTCACCGACGCGTTCCGACGGCGGACCGGTCAGGTCGGCACGCCCGAGCCGTTGCGGCTCGAGTTCGACGCCGTGGCACATCGTTTCGCGGCAGGTACCCGGATTCGGCTGCTGGTGGCCGGCGGATCGCATCCGCGGTTCGCGCGCAACCTGGGCACCGGTGAACCACAGGTCTCCGGCTCACGCCTGGTGCGGGCGCGGCATTCGGTGCACCACGGCGACGGTGGCGTGTCGCGATTGATCCTGCCTGCGGGTTCGACGCCGCCGGTGGGTCTCCCGTTAAGGCACTGAACACGTCACCCCACCGAACGCCGCACCCGAGCCGCGATGTCGCGCAGGTACGCCGCGTCGTGCACGGGTGGCGCGGTCTGCGCCCGCACCGGCAGGTCGACCCAGCTCCTGCAGCCGCCATAGTCGGGGGTGCGCGCCAGCGCGACCGGATCCACGAGGGGGCTGACCTGCATCACCAGCACGGTCAGCCGGTGTCTGGGCCGGAAGTCCAACCGGTCGGCGCGCACCGATTCAGCGGTCCAGATGTGCAGATCCGCGATCTCGTCGATCGACTCGGGTCGCTCGACGGGCACGGCCGCGACGACGTTGGCCGCCGCCCGGATCGTCAGTGTGTCCTCGGTGCTGTCGGCGGCGGCCGCGGCCAGCAGATCGCGGTGTTCGGGGCGCACGCGTTCGGCGTGGCTGTGCGCGACCGTCGGGAACAGCAGGAACTGTCCTGTGCCGGGGGGCGCCGCCTCGAACCGCTTCTCGTGGATCCCGCCCTTGCGCAGCAGCACGGTCTGACGACCGTCGAGCATCGCGTGGATCGCCGCGCTCCACTCCTTGAGCGCGGTCTGACACACCGAGGGTGCGCTCACCGCGCGGCCATTCGGGCGCGAACCTCCGGACGACGCAGCGGCGGAACGGATTTCGGTGGCTGGCGCCGCGGTGCCAGCCCGGCGAGCAGCCGGGTCGTGGTCGCGGTGACCTCGGCGACCGCGGTCTCGAACGCCTCGACGTTGGCCCCGGTCGGGCGCGTGATGCCGCTGACCTTGCGCACGTACTGACGTGCCGCGGCCTCGATCTCTTCGGCGGTGGCGGCGGGCTCCAGCCCCCGCAACTCGGTGATGTTCCGGCACATGAGACCCACGATAGGCGCGTCTCGGTCGGCAGTTACGGTGAGCGGCATGGCTGACACCCCCGTTCTGCTCATCGACACGACCGACCGCGTCCGGACTTTGACGCTGAACCGGCCGGAGTCCCGCAACGCGCTTTCGGCGGAGCTTCGAAGCGTGTTCTTCCATGCGCTGCGCGAAGCCCAGAGTGACGACGACGTCGACGTCGTGATCGTCACCGGGGCCGACCCGGTGTTCTGTGCCGGCCTCGATCTCAAGGAACTCGGTGCCACGACCGAGCTGCCCGACATCTCGCCCAAGTGGCCGGACATGTCCAAACCGGTGATCGGGGCGATCAACGGGGCCGCGGTCACCGGCGGGCTGGAGTTGGCGCTGTACTGCGACATCCTGATCGCGTCCGAGAACGCCCGGTTCGCCGACACCCACGCCCGCGTGGGCCTGCTGCCGACGTGGGGGTTGTCGGTGCGGTTGCCCCAGAAGGTCGGCGTCGGCCTGGCCCGGCGGATGAGCCTGACCGGTGACTACCTGTCGGCCGAGGATGCACTGCGTGCCGGTCTGGTCACCGAGGTCGTGCCGCACCACGAGCTGTTGCCCGCGGCGCGACGCGTGGCCGCGGCGATCGTGGGCAACAATCAGGCCGCGGTGCGGGCGCTGCTGAGGTCCTGCCACCGCATCGACGAGGCTCAGACCAACGAGGGCCTGTGGATCGAGGCCACATCGGCCAGGGCCTGGATGAGCACGGCCACCGGCGATGACATCGCCGCGAGTCGCGCGTCGGTGATCGAACGGGGCCGCGCGCAGGTGCGCTGAGAGCCGCGGCCTCTCGAAGCTGTGGTTACCGATCCCCGCACTCGCACTTCTGCTCGCTAACTACAGCCTCGGCGTTACCGGACGAGAAAATCGGTGGACTCCCGGCCGTCGAGAGGGTTCGCTGGCGTTATCGGGACCTCGCCGCACATCAGCCGGAACTCGCACGCAACATCGGTGCGGCCGACCCAGCCGATCTGCGCCACTGGCACGAGACCGCGGCGCTGCGTGCCATCCGATTTCGTACGGCCGCATCTGTTGCGACGGTCGGGGCGCTGGCCGTGGTACCGGGCGCCATCGGCTGGATCGCCGGCGACGAGATCAACTAAGAGGTCATCGCCACGCCCCACAACGGGCACGGCTCGGCGGTGTCCGCGCAGACCGCATGGGCGGCCACGGTCGCGACCGACCCGGACCGGTTCCTCGTCGGCACCATCGACCGGCACAACCCGGCATCACGGCTGACGGCGGTACGTGCCGGGCGACCGCGCGTGCTCGACGATGTGTTCGTCGCCCTCGGTACCGCCCCGGCTCGCGGACGCTGACGCCGGCCGGTTAGGTTGGGGGCCTGTCTTTTTCCGTCGTGCTCGCCGTGCTGCTGGCAGCGTTTCTGCATGCCGTCTGGAACTCGTTGGCGCATGCGATCTCCGACCGGGTCGTCGGTTTCGCCCTGATCGGTGTGGTCGACGCCCTCGGCGGTGCGACCATGATCGCGGTGGGCGGTCTGCCGCCGACGGGTGCGTGGCCGTTCATCATCGCCTCGGCCGCCGTGCACGTGCTCTACAACCTGCTGCTGCTCGCGAGTTATCAACTCGGCGAGTTCAGTCAGATGTACCCGCTGGCGCGGGGCACGTCGCCGTGGCTGGTCGCCGTGGTGGCGCTCGTGGTGCTCGGCCACGACATGCCGGTCACCGAACTGGCCGGGGTGCTGACGATCTCGGCAGGTCTGATCGCGCTGGTGTTCCTCGGCGGCCGACCCACGCGCAAGGATCTTCCCGCGCTGGGTGCTGCGACGCTCACGGGCGTGACGATCGCCGGCTACACCGTGATCGACGGCGTCGGGGTGCAGCAGGCTTCGCTGCTGGCCTACACCGGGTGGATGTTTCTGCTGCAGGGTCCGCCGCTGGCGATCTTCGCCGCGATCCGCCGCGGTCCGCGCCTGCTCGGCGCCGTCCGCGATTGTGCGGTACCGGGTCTGGCCGGTGGGGCGATCTCGCTGGGCGCGTACACGATCGTGCTGGCCGCGCAGCGCACCGGCGCCCTGGCACCCATCGCCGCGCTACGCGAGACCAGCATCGTGTTCGGTGCGTTGATCGGCGCGTTTTTCCTCGGGGAGCGACTCGGCGCGCGCCGCGCGATCGCATCGGCCGTGGTGCTCGCAGGTGTGCTGCTGATCAGCCTGCCGTGAGCGACGGCGCCACCAGATCGCGGTACCGCTGTTTCATGGTGTCGATGACGACGTCCGGATCGGTCGCCCAGACCTCCTCGTTGAAGATCTCGACTTCGACGTCGCCGTCGTAACCGGCGGCCCGGACCATTGCCGTGATCGCCCCGAAATCGATGACGCCGTCGCCCATCATCCCGCGGGACACCAACGGGTCGGCGGCCATGGGGACCAGCCAGTCGCACACCTGATAGGAGCTGATCCGATCTTGTTCGCCTGCGGCGGCGATGCCCTCGGCCAACTGGGGATCCCACCAGACGTGGAAGGTGTCGACGACGACGCCGACGGCCTCCGCCGGGTACGGCGCCGCAAGCGCGAGGGCCAGTCCGATGGTCGAGATCACCGCGCGGTCGGCGCAGAACACCGGGTGCAGGGGTTCCAGCGCCAACCGGACGCCGTGGTCGACGGCGTAGGGCACGAGCTTCTCGAGCCGCTGCACCACACGCTGTCTGGCGGCGGCGAGGTCGCGGTCGGGGACGCCGCCGACGACCAGGACCAGTTCCCGGGTCCCGAGAGTGGCGGCCTCCTCGATGGCGCGACGATTGTCGACCAGTGCGGCGTCCTCGTCGTACCCGGTCAGGAAACCGCCCCGGCACAGACTGGACACGCGAAGTCCGTTGTCGTGCACCAGCTTCGAAGCGATGTCCAGCCCCACCTCGGCCACCCGGTCGCGCCATGGCCCGATCGCCTCAAGCCCGGCCGCCGCAGCGGCCTCGACAGCCTCGCGCAGGGTGAGGCGTTTGGTGGTCATGGTGTTCAGGGACAGTCGTCTCTCGGCACTCATGCCCGCACCCCGTTCGTCTCGAGAAACACGCGCATCCGGTGCGCGGCGCCGTCCGGGTCGGCGAGCAGGCCGGCGCGGTCGGCGAGGACGAACAGTTCGCAGAGATGCGTCAGGGACCGTCCGCTCGACAATCCGCCCACCATCGTGAAACCGGGTTGCAGGCCGTTGAGCCACGCCAGGAACGCGATCCCGGTCTTGTAGTAGTACGTCGGCGCGGCGAAGATGTGTCGGCCCAGTGCGCGGGTGGATTCGAGGATCTCGCTCGCCTCCGCATCGTTGCCCTCGTCGAGCGCCTGCAGCGCGGTGGCGGCCGCGGGATAGATCGCGGCGAAGATGCCCAGCAACGCATCGGAATGGCCGTGATCGTCACCGATGATCAGTTCCGGGTAGTTGAAGTCGTCTCCCGTGTACAGCCGTACGCCGTCGGGCAGGGCGCGACGCAAGGCGATTTCGTGCCCGGCGTCGAGCAGCGAGACCTTCACGCCGTCGACCTTGTCGACGTTGTTCGCGATCAGTTCGAGGAAAGTGGTTGTCGCGGTGTCGATCCGGTCAGATCCCCAATAGCCGCGCAGCGCCGGGTCGAACATCTCGCCCAGCCAGTGCAGGATCACCGGGCGGTCGGTGTGCGCGAGCACGGCCTCATAGACCGTCAGATAGTCCGCCGGTGACTGCGCCACGCGCGCCAGCGCCCGCGACGCCATGAGGATCACCTGCGCCCCGGCCTCGCGGACCACGTCGATCTGTTCTCGGTAGGCATCGGTGATCATCGACAGCCCCCGATCCCCCGGCGGCACGTCGTCGAGAACAAGCTGATCCGTTCCGGCTCCGCATGCCAGCCGCCCTCCGACCGCGCCGGCCTCGGCGCCGCTGCGCCGGATCAGCTCGGCGGCCGCGCCCCAGTCCAGGCCCATGCCGCGTTGTGCGGTGTCCATCGCATCGGCCACGCCGAGTCCGTACGACCACAGCTCGCGCCGGTAGGCCATGGTGGCATCCCAATCGAGGTCAGCGGGCGCACCAGGGGTGTTGTCGGCCAAGGTTTTCGGGACCACGTGGGCCGCGGCGTAGGCGATGCGGGAGGTGATCGGGCGCTGCGGTCTGCGCCACGGCCCAGGTGGGCCGAGTTCGACACGCCGCAACTCGCCGTCGATGGGCAGTGACAGCACCGTGCCGGTGTGCAGCGCGGTCACAGCACGATCTCCGGCACATCGAGGCGCCTGCCTTCGGCGGAACTCTGCAGTCCCAGTTCGGCGAGTTGCACACCGCGGGCCGCCGACAGCAGGTCGTAGCGATGTGCACGGCCCGCGAGCACGTCGCGCAGGTACTCCTCCCACTGCAGTTTGAATCCGTTGTCCAGATCGGCATTGTCGGGAACCTCGAGCCACTGATCCCGGAATGCCTCGGTGACGGGGAGGTCGGGGTTCCAGACGGGCTTGGGGGTGTGCGCGCGGTGTTGCGCTCGGCAGCGGCGCAGGCCCGCGACCGCTGACCCGTGGGTGCCGTCGACCTGGAACTCGACGAGTTCGTCGCGGAACACCCGCACCGCCCACGACGAATTGATCTGGGCGACAATCCCACCGGCGATCTCGAAGATCCCGTACACGGCGTCGTCGGCGGTCACCGGATAGGGCCGGTGCGCCTCGTCCCACCGCGTCGGGATGTGGGTGACGGCCTTCGCGGTGACGGTCTCGACCTTGCCGAGGATCCCTTCCATCACGTAGTTCCAGTGACAGAACATGTCGACGGTGATGCCGCCGCCGTCCTCGGCGCGGTAGTTCCAGCTCGGGCGCTGTGCAGGCTGACCGTCACCCTCGAACACCCAGTAGCCGAACTCGCCGCGCATGGACAGGATCCGGCCGAAGAAGCCCTCGTCGACCAGACGCCGCAACTTGACCAGGCCGGGCAGGTACAGCTTGTCGTGCACGACACCTGCGGTGACACCGGCGTTGCGCGCCATCCGCGCCAGTTCGACCGCCTCGGTGAGGGTTTCGGCCGTCGGCTTCTCGGTGTAGACGTGCTTGCCCGCCTTGATCGCGGCCGTGAGGGCCTCGAATCGACGCGAGGTGACCTGGGCGTCGAAGTACACGTCGACGGTCGGGTCGGAGATCACCGACGTGACGTCGGTCGTCCAGTGCTCGATGCCGTGCTCGGCGGCCATGTCGGCGAGCCGGTCGGCGTTGCGGCCGACAAGGATCGGCTCGACGGCGACGCGGGAGCCGTCCTCTGCGGTGAGACCGGTTTCGCGCAGCGGCAGGATGGAGCGGAGCAAGTGCTGACGGTAGCCCATCCGGCCGGTCACGCCGTTCATGGCAATGCGCAGGGTACGAGTCATACTGGTGGTCATCGAGGGATGCCTTATCTGATCGGCCGGCGACGCCGGCAAATGCGGTCGATTGACCTGCACCGCAGAACACGCCGTCGGGGCGTTCGCGATGTCAGCACTTCGGAATGCGCTTTCCACGGTAAGCTCATGCGGCAGTCCCGGTCAACCCGTGACTTTCGGCGTGGCCGACTCCACATCACGACATCACGGCGGGAGCTCAGATGGCAGCGGTGACACTGCAGGACGTGGCGGCCCGCGCCGGCGTCTCTCAGGCGACGGCATCACGCGTGCTCAACGGCTCGAGCCGCATCCCGGGCGAAGGCGTAGCCGACCGGGTGCGCGCGGCCGCCCGCGAACTCGGATACGTCCCGAATGCGCAGGCCCAGGCCCTGGCCCGCGCTTCGACGGGCCTGCTGGGCCTGATCGTGCACGACATCGCCGACCCATACTTCTCGTCGATCGCCCGTGGCGTGCAGACGGCGGCCCGCACCGCACGCAAGCAGGTGCTGCTCGCGAGCACCGACCGCGACTTCGACATCGAACGCGAATCGGTCAGCACGTTCATCGCGCACCGCGCCGACGCGATCGTCCTCGCCGGCTCGCGGCAGAGCGGCGATCTGGACCGCGACCTCGAAACCGAGTTCGGCCGGTACCGCGCCAACGGCGGTCGCGTCGTCGTCATCGGCCAGCCACTGGCCTTCGGTGGTGCCGTGGAGCCCGAAAACCACCTAGGCGCAGCACAATTGGCTGATGCACTGGTGGCGTCGGGACACACCCAGTTCGCGGTCATCGGCGGTCCGGGCAGCATTCGCACCGCCGTCGACCGGCGCAACGGGTTCGTGGAGGCGCTGGGCCGGCGTGGGCTGACGCCACTGGTGGAGGTCTCGGGCGAGTTCACGCGCGACGGCGGCTATTCCGCCGCACGTCGACTCGCAAGCGCACTGCAGCTCAGCCCGGGTGCGCCGGGAGAGCCGGTGTGCGTATTCGCGGTCACCGACGTGATGGCGATCGGCGCCGTCGCCGCCTGGCGCGAGCTGGGCCTCTCGGTGCCAGAGGATGTCGGGATCGCGGGGTTCGACGACATTCCGACGCTGCGGGACTACACGCCCGCGCTGACCACCGTGGTCCTGCCGCTGCAGGACATCGGCGCCCGCGCGGTCGAGCTCGCACTACGTACCGAATCCGACTGCGATGACCTGCGAGAACGGATTCCGGGGCAGGTGGTCCTGCGTGACAGCACGCGCTTGCCGTGATGCGCCCCAAGCAGCGGGGACCATGGCATCGTTGACAGTGTGCGCTGAGTCACGTTAGGGTCGGAATCGCTTCGGAAAGCGCATTCCCAACCCGGGTTCTCCTCCCGCGACACTGCAACCTTAGGACTCATCCATGGCGGTAACCGCTTCGGCAGGTGTGCGCCCCACCGGGGCCCAGGGGTCACCCCCACCCTCGTCCCCATCGTCTGGACCGGCACCCCGACGCCGAACCCTCGCCCTCTTCGGAACCAACTCCCTGCAGCGCACCGCATCGGCGCTGTGGCGCCCGTTGGCGCTCGTCGCGGTGCTGCTCGCCGCGTGGTGGGCGGTCACCGAGGCCGAGCTCGTGGCGCCCTACATCCTGCCCTCCCCCGCCGACACCTGGCTTGCCGCACACGACAACGCCGCCTACCTCGCCGAGAACACCTGGGTGACCGCGTGGGAGACCGTGATCGGCTTCGTGATCGCCGCCATCGTCGGTGAACTCGTCGCCGTGGTGATGATCTACTCGGCGGGCGTCGAGAAGACCGTCTATCCGCTCATCCTGTTCGCTCAGGTGGTGCCCAAGATCGCGATCGCGCCGCTGTTCATCGTGTGGCTGGGCTTCGGCCCGTCGCCGAAGATCCTGGTGGCAGTGCTGATGGCGTTCTTCCCCATCGTCATCTCGGGACTCGCAGGCCTGCGCTCGGTCGACCCCGAGATCCTCGAGCTCACTTCGACCATGGGCGCCAGCCGGTTCAAGACGTTCCTCAAGATCCGGTTCCCGGCTTCCCTGCCGCAGTTGATGTCGGGCCTCAAGGTGGCCGCGACACTCGCGGTGACCGGCGCCGTCGTCGGTGAATTCGTGGGCGCCAACGAAGGTTTGGGTTATGTGATCCTGCAGGCCAACGGCAATGTCGACACCGCGATGCTCTTCGCCGCGCTGATCATCATGTCGCTTCTCGGGATCGCGCTGTTCGCGGTCATCGAACTCGCCGAGAAGATGCTCATCCCGTGGCATTCGTCCCGCCGCACCACCCGTTCCGCAACGTCCGCCTGACCGCCCATCACCAGCAGCCACGAGGAGTGAAACCATGATCTCGACCCCACGCCGCGCGACCGTCGCGCTGGCCTCCGCCGCGATCCTCGCACTGTCCGGATGCGGCGGCAGCGGCACCGACAATGCCGAGAACAGTTCCGGCGAAGCCGGTTCGGCCGGTGAGGCAACCGCGGCCACGCTCATGCTGAACTGGTACCCGTACGGCGAACACGCCCCCTTCTACTACGGCGTCCAGGAGGGCATCTTCGCCAAGCACGGCATCGACCTGACCATCGACGCCGGGCAGGGTTCCACCAAGACCGTGCAGGCCGTCGGGTCGAAGCAGGTCGACTTCGGATGGGCCGACACCCCCGCGGTGCTGACCAACATCGACAAAGGCGTGAAGGTCAAGAGCACCGGCGTGTTCCTCCAGACCACGCCGTCGGCAGTACAGGTGTTCGCCGATTCGGGGATCAACTCACCGCAGGACTTGGTGGGCCGTACCATCGCGGTGTCCGCGGGCGACGCCCCCACCACGACGTTCCCGATCTACCTGGACAAGGTGGGGGTGCCCGAAGACCAGGTCACGCAGCAGAGCCTCGACGCCGCGGGCAAGATGTCGGCGATGATGTCCGGTCGGGTGGACGGCCTGATCGGTTTCGCCCACGACCAGGGACCGACCATCGCCAGCAAGAGCGGCCGCGAGGTGCGTTACCTCAAGTACTCAGACGCCGGGTTGAACTTCTACAGCAACGGCCTGATCGCGAACACCGAAACGATCTCCGACAATCCCGAGCTGGTGCAGGCCATGGTCGATGCCACCAGCGAGGCGTTCGCCGCGGCCGCAGCCGATCCCGACGCAGCCGTACAGGCCATGGCGGGCAAGGATCCGCAGATGCCTCCGCAGGACGTGCTGCTGCATCAGTGGCAGCAGACCATCCCGTTGTTGAGCACGCCCACGACCACCAACCAGCCACCCGGCACCAACGCCGAGGCGGACTGGACCAACACGATCACCACGCTCACCGACGCCGGCCTACTGGAAACCGCGAAACCGGCTGCGGAGTACTGGGATTCGTCGTTCACACCGAAACCGTCACAGTAGCCGGGAGCCGACGCGACATGAACACCTCAACGATCAGCGCACCGAAAACGTCCATGACACATGAAGCCGCCGAGGCGATCTCCGTCGAGGGCGTGACCGTAACGTTCACCTCGAAACGCGCCGCCACCACCGCGCTCGACGACATCAACCTGCGCATCGCCGACGGCGAGTTCGTCTCGATCGCGGGACCGTCCGGATGCGGCAAGTCGACGCTGTTGAAGGTGATCGCCGGCCTGACCGACGCCACCGCAGGGCAGGTGCGCCTGCGTGGCAACCGGGTGAAGGGTCCACAGCGCGAGATCGGCTACGTCTTCCAGCGCGCGGCGCTTCTGGAGTGGCGCTCGGTGCGCAAGAACATCCTGTTGCAGGCCGAGATGCGCGGAATGTCACGCCAGGCCGCGGCGCGACGCTGTGACCAACTCATCGAGATGACCGGGCTGGCAGGATTCGAGAACGCTCTGCCGCACGAGCTGTCCGGCGGTATGCAGCAACGCGTTTCGCTCTGCCGTGCGTTGTTGCACGAGCCGGATGTGCTGTTGATGGACGAACCGTTCGGCGCACTCGACGCCCTCACACGCGAGAAGATGAACATCGAGCTGCACCGGATCTGGCGCGAGACCGGCACCACGGTGGTGCTGGTGACGCACTCGGTCGCCGAGGCGGTTTACCTGGCCAACCGTGTGGTGGTGATGAGCCCGCGTCCGGGCCGGATCGTCGAGATGCTCGACGTCGATCTGCCCGCCGATCGCAGCTACGCCGCGACCATGGAGCACCCGGAGTTCATTCGCGTCGCCAATCGGGTACGTGACCTGCTGGGCAGCTCCGCCGCGGCCGATTGAGCGTTCCTGCCCTTGACGGCACCCCGCCCCGGCGCGGCATGGTTGGGCCATGAACGATTCGCCGTCCGGCACCCCGTCCGGCACTGTGGTCAACCACCACGCCGACCACCCCGGTTTCTCCGGGGTGACCGGCGCGATCTTCGGCCTGCTGTTCATCGCCATCGGCCGCGCGAACGCCGAGCTGGCGGTCGCCGCGATCGATGAATCTGGGCGTCTGGGGCCCGCCGACCACGTCGTGGACGTGGGCTGTGGCCCCGGCAACGCGGCCCGGATGGCCGCCCACCGGGGCGCACGGGTCACCGCGGTCGATCCGTCCGCCGAGATGTTGCGTGTCGGGCGACTCGTCACGGGTACCAGGACCGCCGGGGACATCGCCTGGCGGCGCGGCACCGCCGAGGACCTCCCGGTGAACGACGGTGCGGCCACCGTGCTGTGGGCGCTGGCGACAGTGCACCACTGGCAGGACGTCGACCGGGGGCTGCGGGAAGCCCACCGGGTGCTGGCGCCGGGTGGCCGGTTGCTTGCGATCGAACGGCAGGTTGCCGCAGGGGCCACCGGCTTCGCCAGCCACGGGTGGACGAAAGAACAGGCACACGCCTTCGCCGCCATGTCTCAGGCTGCGGGATTCGATCGGGCGGAGGTCACCACCCGGCGGCACGGTCGTAAGGCGGTGTGGCTCGTGACCGCCCTGAGGGCCTGACCAACCGTGAACAACCGCAACTGACCGGGGTGTCAGGACGTGCCCGGCACGAGCCAGCGACCGGAGAACGCACGCCACCCGACGAACACCAACCGCAGCACCATGAACGTGCTGAGCCCCGACCAGATGCCGAACAGGCCCCAGCCGAAGGCGAGCGACAGCCAGATCAACGGCAGGAAGCCCAGCATCGCGCTGGCCAGCGTCGCATTACGCATGAACTTCGCGTCGCCCGCGCCAAGCAGCACGCCGTCGAGCGCGAAAACGATGCCGGCGACCGGGAGTTGGGCCACCAGGAACCACCATGGCACCCCGATGGTCGCCAGCACTGATTCGTCGTTGGTGAAGACCGGCGGGAACACCGACGCGCCGACCGCGAACACGATGGCGAGTACTCCGCCGGCCAGCGTCGAGAACAGCGTCACGCGCCAGGCCACCGACTTCGCGTGCGCCAGGTGACCCGCCCCGAGCGCCGCGCCGACCAGGGACTGCGCGGCGATCGCCAGCGAGTCGAGCACCAGCGCCAGAAAACTCCACAGCTGCAGTACGACCTGGTGCGCGGCGACCGCGGCCGCACCGAACCGGGCGGCGACCGCACCGGCCGAGACGAAGCACGCCTGAAACGCCAGGCTGCGCACCAGCAGATCGCGTCCCATCACCAACTGCACGCGCAACACGGCGGGCTGAATTCGCAGCGGCACCTTCTCGACCAGCAGGGCCCGCATGAACAGTCCGGCGGCAAGCCACTGTCCGATGACGTTGGCGACCGCGGAACCGGCCAGTCCCATCCTCGGCATCCCCAGCCAGCCGTACACCAGCAGC
This genomic window from Mycolicibacterium goodii contains:
- a CDS encoding DUF1802 family protein; the protein is MLDGRQTVLLRKGGIHEKRFEAAPPGTGQFLLFPTVAHSHAERVRPEHRDLLAAAAADSTEDTLTIRAAANVVAAVPVERPESIDEIADLHIWTAESVRADRLDFRPRHRLTVLVMQVSPLVDPVALARTPDYGGCRSWVDLPVRAQTAPPVHDAAYLRDIAARVRRSVG
- a CDS encoding DUF2277 domain-containing protein — encoded protein: MCRNITELRGLEPAATAEEIEAAARQYVRKVSGITRPTGANVEAFETAVAEVTATTTRLLAGLAPRRQPPKSVPPLRRPEVRARMAAR
- a CDS encoding sugar phosphate isomerase/epimerase family protein, whose translation is MSAERRLSLNTMTTKRLTLREAVEAAAAAGLEAIGPWRDRVAEVGLDIASKLVHDNGLRVSSLCRGGFLTGYDEDAALVDNRRAIEEAATLGTRELVLVVGGVPDRDLAAARQRVVQRLEKLVPYAVDHGVRLALEPLHPVFCADRAVISTIGLALALAAPYPAEAVGVVVDTFHVWWDPQLAEGIAAAGEQDRISSYQVCDWLVPMAADPLVSRGMMGDGVIDFGAITAMVRAAGYDGDVEVEIFNEEVWATDPDVVIDTMKQRYRDLVAPSLTAG
- a CDS encoding enoyl-CoA hydratase, coding for MADTPVLLIDTTDRVRTLTLNRPESRNALSAELRSVFFHALREAQSDDDVDVVIVTGADPVFCAGLDLKELGATTELPDISPKWPDMSKPVIGAINGAAVTGGLELALYCDILIASENARFADTHARVGLLPTWGLSVRLPQKVGVGLARRMSLTGDYLSAEDALRAGLVTEVVPHHELLPAARRVAAAIVGNNQAAVRALLRSCHRIDEAQTNEGLWIEATSARAWMSTATGDDIAASRASVIERGRAQVR
- a CDS encoding EamA family transporter — translated: MLAVLLAAFLHAVWNSLAHAISDRVVGFALIGVVDALGGATMIAVGGLPPTGAWPFIIASAAVHVLYNLLLLASYQLGEFSQMYPLARGTSPWLVAVVALVVLGHDMPVTELAGVLTISAGLIALVFLGGRPTRKDLPALGAATLTGVTIAGYTVIDGVGVQQASLLAYTGWMFLLQGPPLAIFAAIRRGPRLLGAVRDCAVPGLAGGAISLGAYTIVLAAQRTGALAPIAALRETSIVFGALIGAFFLGERLGARRAIASAVVLAGVLLISLP
- a CDS encoding dihydrodipicolinate synthase family protein, yielding MTALHTGTVLSLPIDGELRRVELGPPGPWRRPQRPITSRIAYAAAHVVPKTLADNTPGAPADLDWDATMAYRRELWSYGLGVADAMDTAQRGMGLDWGAAAELIRRSGAEAGAVGGRLACGAGTDQLVLDDVPPGDRGLSMITDAYREQIDVVREAGAQVILMASRALARVAQSPADYLTVYEAVLAHTDRPVILHWLGEMFDPALRGYWGSDRIDTATTTFLELIANNVDKVDGVKVSLLDAGHEIALRRALPDGVRLYTGDDFNYPELIIGDDHGHSDALLGIFAAIYPAAATALQALDEGNDAEASEILESTRALGRHIFAAPTYYYKTGIAFLAWLNGLQPGFTMVGGLSSGRSLTHLCELFVLADRAGLLADPDGAAHRMRVFLETNGVRA
- a CDS encoding CocE/NonD family hydrolase, with amino-acid sequence MPGLRSFTGRAVARLLGLPPHSTDFTVHHGLRVPMRDGVELVADHYAPHTARPAGTLLVRGPYGRRFPFSAIFAEVYAARGYHVVLQSVRGTFGSGGEFTPMVHEMDDGADTVVWLRTQPWFTGSFATVGLSYLGFTQWALLADPPPEMKAAVITVGPHDFSQSAWGTGSFTLNDFLGWSAMVARQEEPGVVRALARQLRSPAEVAKAAAGVPAGASGRRLLGEGAPWFESWLEHPDRDDPFWDRLRFNEAVEHVEVPILLLSGWQDLFLDQTLEQYTQLHRRGVPVAMTVGPWTHTQMMTRGAPTVIGESLDWLGTHLAGDTGSGARNHVRIFVNHHGWIDLPEWPPTDWPTRGEHELFLQPTGRLTDSAPSPTAPPSSFTYHPARPTPTIGGRLLAREGGYRDDTRLAGRDDVVTFTGDPLPADLYVVGNPVVELVHSCDNPHNDVFVRISEVDAKGRSRNVTDAFRRRTGQVGTPEPLRLEFDAVAHRFAAGTRIRLLVAGGSHPRFARNLGTGEPQVSGSRLVRARHSVHHGDGGVSRLILPAGSTPPVGLPLRH